Within Claveliimonas bilis, the genomic segment GTTTCACCCACAGGATAAAACGTATGGTCCACACCCTCTGACGCCAGTATTCTTTTCCCATGGCGAACATAGGACGAAGGCAGGTTACAAGCCAGAATACAATGCCAAAGCTAAACGCCCACACAAAGAAATTCAAAAGATAGGAAACTGCCGTATTGACAGGGGCCTCTGCCGGAGATACGATCAGGATCAGTTCATGATTCATAGTTTTCCAGATCATGCGCGCCTGATAAAACAGCGTAGAAAAGAATATGACCGCCACCAGCAAAACGATCTCCAGGGGAGCCCGGAAAAGGGCCGGCCCGTCTGTCCTTTTCCAGAACGGCAGCAAAATCGCCGCTGCTGCTGTTATCCCAACAAAAAGCAGAAAAATCCAGAAAAAACCATCACTTTCCAAAACCCAGTATACATCCGCCGACTCTTCATCACCCATCCGACCGGTATACAAATATTCCGTCAGATTTTCTTCCGTCATTCCGTACCGCACCGTCACATTCTCCGGATTGGAAATCTTCCGGAATCCATTATAGTCAAAATCATACTCCAGGTCTTCCTGCGCACTGATCAAAGCCTGCTCCATCCCATAGGCCGTTTCCCTATCCAGCCTGCTGCCGGATACCCCGATAGAACTTACCTGCCCGTGGCTGTCAAACACAAATTCCACTTTAAGCGCATAACGTCCGTCCTGCCCGCTCTCCAGCGCTTCCTGTACATCCTGTTGGCTTTCCAGAAGGATGTTCCCCTCCTCGTCCGTAATGCTGTAATCCGTATACCGCTCCAGAAGGCGAAATTCATTATACGCATTTTCCTCCAGGACATCCGCTTGGGAAGTTTCCTTTGAGAGCTGATTATAAAGGACATAGTTCCCTTCTGCCAGGGAAGTAAATTCATCTACGTACAGCCCAAGTTCATTGCTGCTCTCATTCCTGTCTTCCTGTGCACTGTTCCGGATAGACGGATAGAGAAGGATCATTCCTGCCGAACAAATGCAGAGAACAAGGATCACTGCCAGCCATACAATTTTAGGATTGTTTTTCAATTTTGTATCCAACACCCCACACCACCTTTAAATATTTCGGATTTTTCGGATCCAGCTCTATTTTTTCGCGGATATTTCTGACATGGACCATAACCGTATCCGTTCCCACTGCCTTTTCCTGCCAGACTCTTTCATAAATTTCTTCCGCCGAAAATACTCTTCCGGGATTTTTCGCAAGGAGAAGCAGGATCTTATATTCAATAGGCGTCAGCTTCACCGGTTTTCCATCCACTGTCACTTCCACTGTCTCCTCATTGATCTCCAGTCCGCCGATCACGTGGACGTTTTCCTTCACTTCCAGCTTCTCCATAAATTTCCGGTACCGCCGAAGCTGTGAGTTTACTCTCGCCATAAGCTCCATAGGCGTAAAAGGCTTTGTCACATAATCATCTGCCCCGAGATTCAGTCCGGTGATCTTATCGACTTCCTCTGATTTGGCTGAAAGCATAATGACGGGGAAATCATACTTTTCCCGAAGTTTCATTGTCATCTGGATGCCGTCCATCCGGGGCATCATAATATCCACGATCGCCAGATGGATCTCTTCTTGTTCCAGTACCTTTAAGCCTTCCACTCCGTCTGCAGCCCGAAACACCTCATAACCCTGGCTCCTCAAATATATTTCTACGCCTTCCCGTATTTCTTTGTCATCTTCCACAATTAAGATATGATTTGCTTCCATGGTTCCCTCCTGCTAAATATTCTCCTGTATTCCTTCCTGAGTATAGCACTTTTGCCTCACTCATAAAACCACATTTCCTTGCCCTTCCCGATGCCGGAAGCGGCGGGATATTCTTTCTTCTCACAACGCCGTAATTGTGCGCAAATACAGACACTCTCGAGAAAGGCAGCGGAATCGCATATTCATCCCAGCGCCACCAAAGGCGGATACAGGCAGAATATTCCAGGGTAAATCCTGTAAATTCTTTTTGCATCTGTTCTGAAAAATAGAAAGCTAGTTTCTTCGGTTCGTGCCTGGGTCCCAAAGGACCGTCCAATGCCGCCGCGATGGACTCTTCCTCTTTTGCAAGATCTTTCTGTATCGATTTCAACGTATGATAGGAAGCCTTTCCGTCGGGCACTCTGACTGCTTTTCCGCCGCAGCTTTCCACCATATTCTGAATATAATCCCCCCGGCGGTCCGCAGTGACGATCACATTGACCGGTCCTGCACTTAAGGCCAGTTCTTCCAGTATAAGATTCATACAGAAACTGTCCTCATGCCAGAAGCCGAAAATCTGTCCTTCGCGTCCCACTTCGTTTTCTTCCCACTGAATACGCATGGTTCGTTTAAGTAATTTTAAATAACCTTGAAAAAGATACTGCAGCATGTTCCCTTTCACCCGCTGTCTCCTCCTTCCATTTTGCCTCTATACAATTAGTATAGATCTGCTCCTCTCTTGCAGCCAGAGCCAGATTCCGGTAACCGGATACGCTCTTTTTGGCCTCCTCCCTCATCTTTCCCCTGCCGGGACCTTCCAGAGCCTTCCAGATCTTCATACACCACTCCTGTACATCCTCTTTCGCCAGATATCCGTTGCATCCGTCTTCTATCGTGTCTTCCACTCCATTTGCCCGGATGGCTATCACCGGACATCCGCTTGCCAGCGCTTCCTGGATCACAATACCCTGAGTCTCTGACTTTGAAGAAAATAAGAAGAGATCGCTTGCCTGCAGATAAGCTGGAAGTTCTTCATTGGGAATATTTCCGGTAAATGTTACACAATCCTCCAGTCCCCATTTGGCTGCTGTCTTCTCCAGTCCCCCTTTCAGACTTCCCTCTCCGATAAGAAGGAGCCGGAAAGACTCCATGCCTTCTTCTTTCAGTTTTTTCATCCCTTTTAATAAGAAGAACAGATTCTTCTCTTCCTCCAGCCTGGAAACTGTACAGAAGAGATACTTCTTATCCTTTCCATACTGTTTCCTGACTGCAATCGCCGCCTCTTTGTGTTCCTCAAAGAACCCCTCGTCCAGGCCTGTGGGAAATACTTCCACCAAAGAAGAGGTTCCATTCAGCAGGATGTCTCTTTTCATTCCTTTTGTCGGTGCAAGTACGGTATCACACCGGTTGGTAAACCATCTCATATACCAGGGGATCACCCTCTCTCTGGCCGCGCGGATCAGGAGTCTTCGGATTGCTCCTGCCTTTTCTTCTTCCCGGAATACCGGAAGATAATGAAGATAATCCTCATAACGTGTATGGTACGTATAGATAATGGGAATATGGTATTTTCTTCCGAGATACAAAGCCATATTTCCCATATAAACCGGCTGATGCACATGGATGCAGTCAAACTTCTCCCTTCGGAAGGCACTCTCTGTCTCAGGGTTGAATAATCTGGGATATACCATCCCATTGGCCATCCGTCTTTTCCGGATCCGGCAGCGGATCACTCCCTCTTCTTCCTCTGTATCTCCATAATCCGGTGCAAAGATCATCACCTCATGCCCCAGTTCTCTTAAAGCCTTAGCCTGCCGTTCAATGGAAATCGGCACGCCTCCCACAAAAGGTTTGTAATTGTTTGTCAGCATAGCAATTCTCATTGTCTTTCCCTCCTCCAGCTATCAGATACGAATTGCGGCTTCTCCGAAGAAATATCCGGCTCCTACAAATACCAGATTCCACAAAAAGATTCCAAGCGTAGAGCTTATAGTATATTTTATGAAATCCATTTTCACCATACCGGCCGGTATAGAGATCAGTGTGCGCACCATCGGCAGAAGTTTGCTCACAAACACGCCGATACACCCTTTTTCCCGCAGCATCTCTATCTTTCCTTCAATGACCGGCTTTTGTTTTGGAAATTTCCTGAAATAAAAACCCAGCACCTTCTCTCCCCCGGCCCTTCCAAGAAAATAAAGCGCCCAGCTTCCTGTAAGACCTGCCGCCACTGTCAGTATCATAACCATGAAAAAACTGATCTCTCCCTGAGATGCCCATATTCCGGCCAGCGGCATAATGACTCCCGCCGGAAATCCCGGCAGATTCAGGTATTCCAAAAGCACGATGAGATAAATAAAAAAAGCTCCGTATTCGAGAAAATATTGTGTTAATGTCTGGATATTCATAGAAGCGCCCTCCTTGTTATTTTTAGGATACCCCAAAAATCTAAAGGAGGACGCTATAAGAATCGAAAGATTTTCTAAAGAAAATTTAATGTTTTATGATGTTTTATTGTAAGGTCCTGATCATCATGACCGTCTCATAAGGCCGCAGCTCATTTGCTTTCATACTGCTGTCGTAATTGCTAAGAAGCACTTCGGCTTCCTTCCACTCTTCCGGCCAAGTACACTGCGCCGGACGGTCCGTAAAGTTGGCCCATACCAAAAGCTCTGACTCTTCGTCGGTTCTTGTGTAGGCAAAAATCTGCTCATCTTCCTCAAGAAGCAACGAGAATACGCCGTCTGCAAAGACAGGATATTCTTTTCGCAGTCTGATAAGCTTCTGATAATAGCGAAAAACAGAATCCGGATCCGCCATTTCCCTGGCAGCGTTGATCTCCCGATAATTGGGATTGACTGCAATCCAGGGAGTTCCTTTTGTGAAACCTGCATGTCTGCTCTCATCCCACTGCATCGGTGTACGGGCGTTATCCCGGCCTTTTGCATAGATAGAGGCCATCACTTCCTCTTCGGAATATCCCTCTTCCATCCGCTCCTCATACATGTGAAGCGTTTCAATATCTTTATACTGGCTGATATCATCAAAATGCACGTTGGTCATTCCAAGTTCTTCTCCCTGATAAATATAGGGAGTTCCCTGCATTCCATGCAGCACAGATGCCAGCATCTTGGCGGATTCCACCCGGTATTTTCCGTCATTTCCCCATCTGGAGACAATGCGGGGAAGATCATGGTTGTTCCAGAACAGGCTGTTCCATCCTTGTCCTGCCAATTCTGTCTGCCATTTTGCAAGAGTCTTTTTCAGCTTCACAAAGGGAAGAGGGCTAAGATCCCACTTCGTCTTTCCCTCCTGCTGGTCAAGACCGATGTGTTCAAACTGAAATACCATAGAAAATTCACTGCCGTCAGGATTGCTGTAAAGCTTCGCCCTCTCGGTATCTGCACCCCATGCCTCTCCTACTGTGATCAGATCGCCCTTCTGGAACGTCTCCTTGCTTAACTCCCGGATAAATTCATGAAGCCTCGGGCCGTTATTTGTAATTTTCAGATCCGGCTCCTTGGCGATCTGGTCGATCACATCCAGCCGGAAGCCCCCGACGCCCTTATCCATCCACCACAGGATCATATCGTAAATCTCGCGGCGCACCTTGGGATTTTCCCAGTTAAGGTCCGGCTGTTTTACGGAAAATTGATGAAAATAATACTGTCCAAGCTCCGGCACCCATTCCCATGCCGGTCCTCCAAACACAGATTCCATATCATTGGGAAGTTTGCTCTCTTTTCCATCTCTCCACACATAGTAATCGTGGTAAGGATTGTCTTTACTTTTCCTTGCTTCCCTAAACCAGCGGTGCTCATCTGAGGTATGATTCAGGACAAGATCCATAATAATGCGTATTCCGCATTCTTTTGCCTTCTGAATCAGTTCTTCCATGTCATCCAGCGTCCCGAACATGGGATCGATATCCTGGTAATCCGAGATATCATAGCCATTGTCGTCCTGGGGAGAGCGGCATACAGGGGAGAGCCACAGGGCGCCAACTCCCAGCTCTTCCAGGTAAGGCAGCCTTTGTATGATCCCCCTGATGTCGCCAATTCCGTCGCCGTTACTGTCCTGGAAGCTACGGGGATAGATCTGGTAAACTACTGTATCCTTCCACCATTTTTTCTCTGTCTTAACCATTTGCAGCTCCTCCTTCTATCGTTTCTTCTTTCTTCGGATCAGAGTTCCGTTTTTTTCTAAAATACCGTCTTTGTATTTTCTGGAAAAAAGGATTTCTCCTTCCGGTCTTACTTTCATCTCATTTTCCGAACAGTTCAAGAGAACCTCCAGCTCATTCTGGTTTTCGTCCAACTTAATGTACTCCACACATCTCTCATTTTCATATTCCCCCGGAAAGTGGAAATAGAGGCTCCTGCAGGCGTCCTCTTCTTTCCTCATCCGGATCAAAGATTTTACAGACCGGATCTTTTCCTGATTTTTGGGAGTCTCAAGCTCATCCCATGGCATACATCTTCTGCAGTCCGGATCGTGTCCGCCCTCCATGGCGATCTCTGTACCATAATAGATACAGGGACTTCCCGGCATGGTAAAGAGCACGGCAAGCTGCTGGTAAAACATATCCAGATCGTGAAAACGGTTCATCAGCCGCTCCGTATCATGCGAATCCAGAAGGTTGAACATGACATTGTTATTCTGCTGCATATACATGGTATAGCAGCGGTTTATCATATACTCAAACTCCTCTTTTTTCATCCCTTTGTCCAGGAAAAAGTCATGGATCCCGCTCATCAGCGGATAATTCATCACAGAGTCATACTCGTCCCCCATCAGCCATTGGCTTGCATCATGCCAGATCTCTCCCAGAAGATAAATATCCTCTTTGCATCTCTTTAAATGTTCCCGAATCTTTTTCAGAAAACGGTGGGACACTTCATTTCCCACGTCAAACCGGATCCCGTCAATATCATAATCTGTGATCCACCCTTCACACACGCCGCAGAAGTAATCGATCACTTCTTCATTGTTGGTATTGATCTTCGGCATCTGATCGGCGAAAGCAAAGGAATAAAATCTGCCGTCCCTTGTATCCGCACGCTTTTTGAGAAGCGGCCAGGTCTGCACCATAAACCAGTCGGCGTAAGGAGATTTCTGTCCTTTCTCCAGCACATCCTGCCATGGAGCAAACTTAGGACCACAGTGGTTAAACACTGCGTCCACCATGATCCGAATACCAAGACTATGAGCCTCCTTTACTAATTTCGCAAATGTTTCTTTATCTCCGAAATGAGGATCGATCTTTGTGTAGTCTGTAGTGTCGTATTTGTGATTGGACTCGGCCTCCATGATAGGATTCAAATAGATACCAGTAATTCCCAAATCCGCAAGATAGGGAAGCTTTTGCCTGATTCCCTCCAGGTTGCCGCCAAACCTCTCCTCATTGGTGACCTTGCCTTTTCTCCAGGGAACGAAATCCTCTTTTCTTTCCCCTTCTATTTCCCCGCGGCAGAACCGATCCGGAAAGATCTGATACCATATCGTATCGTTAACCCACCCCGGGGTGCAGTTTACATCCGCCGGATTCATCCATGGAACGGTAAAGCACTGGATCATCCGCCCCTCCATGTCTATCTGGTCTTTTGTCAGAAAACCGTCTTCACAGTAATACCAGATCTCCGTTTCCGTATGGAGTTCAAAATAATACTTGCATCTTTTGTAAGGCGGCTGAAGGGTTGTGGTCCACCAGATCTGATGGCGGAGCCGTTTCTTAAATACGATCTCCTCCCTTGTTCCCGTCCACTTCTCATTTCCTCCCAGGATTCCTGCTTCAAAGGGATCCCCGTGATGAATGAACACCCGTCTGACGTCATAGCCGGTCTTAAGGTTTACCACCAGCTCATTTTCATTGAGCGCATAGCTCATCTGTTCCGATGTTTTATGATAAACTCCTGTAAATTCCATTGCTGTCCCTTTCTATTTCCGATCTGTCATTTCCTTTCTCAGAGATCTTAAGTCTTCCACGGCCTCATGGAAATCCGGAAGGCGCCATTCCCAGTTTGGAGAGCCGACTGTTCCCGGTGTATTCATATGGCCTTCTTCTCCAAGTCCCAGAATATCCTGCATTGGAACAATGGCGTACTCCGCCTTATTTTTTAAAGTATAATGGAGCAGTCTCTCCTTTACGGATCCCTGGCTGCATCCCTGCCTTTTTAAGAATTTTCTTACTTTGCGTTTTTGGGCAGTGTTTAAATTACCGTACCATTCCATGAGGGTATCATTGTCGTGAGTTCCCGTGTAAATGATCATATTTTCCGTATCATGGAAGCTGTCGTATGCATATTTTCCTTTCGTCTCAATGGAGAACATGAGGATCTTCATACCCTTTAAATGATAGTGTTCCTTCAGCGTCAGAACTTCCGGGCGCAGATCTCCCAAATCCTCAGCCACCAGCTCCACATCCGGCAGCTTTTCGGTCAGGATATCAAGCACCTCATATCCCGGTGCCTCGATCCATTCTCCCTCGACAGCTGTGGGGCAGGTAGACGGGATCTTCCAATATGTGTCAAAAGCCCGGAAATGGTCAATACGCACAATATCAAAAAGCTTTCCGCTGTAACCGATCCGGTCCTGCCAGAACCGATACTCATGCTCCTTCATATAGTCCCAGTCATAGATAGGATTTCCCCATCTTTGTCCTGTCGCGCTGAAATAATCCGGCGGCACTCCCGCAATGAAAATGGGCCGTCCGTCGGTATCAAGAAGGAAATTATCTTTCCCGCCCCATACGTCCACAGAGTCTACCCCCACATAGAAAGGCACATCTCCCATGATCCGGACGCCGCTGTCATTGGCTGCCTTCTTTACCTTCATCCACTGTCTGAAGAACTGATACTGAAGAAAAACGTGGAAAGCAGCTTCCTCTCTTTCTTCCTCCGTAAGCTGCCGCCGGGTTTCCGGCCAGTTTTTGTCCTCTTCTTTCCACTCGTTCCAGCATGTTCCGCCGTTTGCCGCTTTCAGTGCGCGGAATACACTGTATTCCTTCACCCATTCCTGATCTGCAAACTGGCGGTAGTCTGCTTCCTGATCCAGTTTCTGTTCCCGGAACCTTTCAAAAGCTTCTTTCAGGTAAGGAATCTTAAAGGAACGGACTGCATCATAGTCCACCCTTTTCTCTTTCTCCCGGAAGCTCTCCGGAAGGCTTGTCAAAAGCCCTTCCTCCTTCAGAATATCCAGGCTGATATACAGCTCATCCCCCGCATAGGAGGAATAAGGCTGGTACGGAGAATTTCCGTACCCAACCGGATTCAGAGGAAGGATCTGCCATATCTTTATGCCGTTTTCTTTCATCATATCGATCCACTGATATGCACTGCTTCCCAGCTCCCCAATCCCTGTCCGGGAGGGAAGGGAAGATACCGGCATCAATATTCCTGTCTGTCTCATTGCTTTCTATCCCCCTGCTGCCTATGATAAATGCCAGATGTCTCTGTCATACTCCGCGATGGTCCTGTCAGAAGAGAAGAATCCCGCCTTGGCAATATTTACCAGCATCTTCTTTGCCCAGCTCTTTTCATCTTCATAGTCTTCCAGCATCTGTTCCTTTGTGCGGATATAATCCTTCACATCCAGAAGTGTCATGAACCAGTCTTTTCCTACGATTTCCTTATACAGACGTCCCAGGTTCACCGGATCTCCGATACGGATCAGATCCTTGCTGATAATGAAGTCTACCAGCTCTTCCACCATAGGATCATTTTCGTAAATGTCTTTGGAACAGTAAGATGCATTTGCATACAGATCAATGACTTTCTCGGACTTCTCACCGAAAATGTAAATATTGTCATCGCCTACCAGCTCATGGATCTCTACATTGGCGCCGTCTTCTGTTCCAAGTGTCACTGCTCCGTTCAGCATGAATTTCATATTTCCTGTTCCGGATGCTTCTTTGGAGGCAAGAGAGATCTGCTCGGAAATATCACATGCAGGGATCAGCTTCTCTGCTTTCGTTACATTATAATTTTCCACCATCACAATGCGCAGATATTTCCTTACCTCGGGATCTTTCTCAATCAGTTCCTGAAGGCAGAGGATCAGATGGATGATATCCTTTGCGATCGTATAGGCAGGAGCCGCTTTTGCGCCGAAAATCATTGTGACCGGGCGTTTCGGAAGATTGCCTTTCTTGATCTCTTTGTATTTATAAATAGCATAAAGAGCGTTCATCTGCTGTCTCTTGTACTCATGGAGACGTTTGATCTGGATATCAAAGACAGAGTTCTCGTCAATCTCAATGCCCTGTGTCATCTTCAGGTAATTTTTCAGCTCAATTTTAGCCTCTTTTTTGATCTCCTTCAACTGTGCCAGCACTTTCTCATCATTCTGATATTCCAGAAGCTTTTCCAGCTGGGAAGCGTCTTTTACAAATCCTTCTCCGATCAGCTCTTTCAAATAGTCTGCCAGTCTGTGATTGCAGTGGAGCAGCCATCTGCGGAAAGTAATACCGTTGGTCTTATTGTTGAACTTCTCCGGATAAATGTCATAAAACGGCTTCAGCTCAGATTCCTTGAGGATCTCTGTGTGAAGAGCGGCAACTCCATTTACAGCATAGCCGTAATGGATATCAATGTGAGCCATGTGTACACGGTTCTGCTCATCAATAATGTAGACTCTCTCATCGTGGAAGTCTCTTCTGACTCTTGCATCCAGGTCACGGATGATCGGCATAAGCTGGGGCACTACCTGCTCCAGGTAGGCAACCGGCCATTTCTCCAGAGCCTCTGCCAGGATCGTATGATTCGTATAGGCACATGTCTTTCTCACCACATCTACGGCTGTGTCCATATTAAAGCCTTTCTCACTTGTGAGAATACGGATCAGTTCCGGGATCACCATAGTCGGATGAGTGTCATTGATCTGG encodes:
- a CDS encoding response regulator transcription factor; the encoded protein is MEANHILIVEDDKEIREGVEIYLRSQGYEVFRAADGVEGLKVLEQEEIHLAIVDIMMPRMDGIQMTMKLREKYDFPVIMLSAKSEEVDKITGLNLGADDYVTKPFTPMELMARVNSQLRRYRKFMEKLEVKENVHVIGGLEINEETVEVTVDGKPVKLTPIEYKILLLLAKNPGRVFSAEEIYERVWQEKAVGTDTVMVHVRNIREKIELDPKNPKYLKVVWGVGYKIEKQS
- a CDS encoding DUF374 domain-containing protein, with product MKGNMLQYLFQGYLKLLKRTMRIQWEENEVGREGQIFGFWHEDSFCMNLILEELALSAGPVNVIVTADRRGDYIQNMVESCGGKAVRVPDGKASYHTLKSIQKDLAKEEESIAAALDGPLGPRHEPKKLAFYFSEQMQKEFTGFTLEYSACIRLWWRWDEYAIPLPFSRVSVFAHNYGVVRRKNIPPLPASGRARKCGFMSEAKVLYSGRNTGEYLAGGNHGSKSYLNCGR
- a CDS encoding glycosyltransferase, which gives rise to MRIAMLTNNYKPFVGGVPISIERQAKALRELGHEVMIFAPDYGDTEEEEGVIRCRIRKRRMANGMVYPRLFNPETESAFRREKFDCIHVHQPVYMGNMALYLGRKYHIPIIYTYHTRYEDYLHYLPVFREEEKAGAIRRLLIRAARERVIPWYMRWFTNRCDTVLAPTKGMKRDILLNGTSSLVEVFPTGLDEGFFEEHKEAAIAVRKQYGKDKKYLFCTVSRLEEEKNLFFLLKGMKKLKEEGMESFRLLLIGEGSLKGGLEKTAAKWGLEDCVTFTGNIPNEELPAYLQASDLFLFSSKSETQGIVIQEALASGCPVIAIRANGVEDTIEDGCNGYLAKEDVQEWCMKIWKALEGPGRGKMREEAKKSVSGYRNLALAAREEQIYTNCIEAKWKEETAGEREHAAVSFSRLFKIT
- a CDS encoding DedA family protein → MNIQTLTQYFLEYGAFFIYLIVLLEYLNLPGFPAGVIMPLAGIWASQGEISFFMVMILTVAAGLTGSWALYFLGRAGGEKVLGFYFRKFPKQKPVIEGKIEMLREKGCIGVFVSKLLPMVRTLISIPAGMVKMDFIKYTISSTLGIFLWNLVFVGAGYFFGEAAIRI
- a CDS encoding glycoside hydrolase family 13 protein, producing MVKTEKKWWKDTVVYQIYPRSFQDSNGDGIGDIRGIIQRLPYLEELGVGALWLSPVCRSPQDDNGYDISDYQDIDPMFGTLDDMEELIQKAKECGIRIIMDLVLNHTSDEHRWFREARKSKDNPYHDYYVWRDGKESKLPNDMESVFGGPAWEWVPELGQYYFHQFSVKQPDLNWENPKVRREIYDMILWWMDKGVGGFRLDVIDQIAKEPDLKITNNGPRLHEFIRELSKETFQKGDLITVGEAWGADTERAKLYSNPDGSEFSMVFQFEHIGLDQQEGKTKWDLSPLPFVKLKKTLAKWQTELAGQGWNSLFWNNHDLPRIVSRWGNDGKYRVESAKMLASVLHGMQGTPYIYQGEELGMTNVHFDDISQYKDIETLHMYEERMEEGYSEEEVMASIYAKGRDNARTPMQWDESRHAGFTKGTPWIAVNPNYREINAAREMADPDSVFRYYQKLIRLRKEYPVFADGVFSLLLEEDEQIFAYTRTDEESELLVWANFTDRPAQCTWPEEWKEAEVLLSNYDSSMKANELRPYETVMMIRTLQ
- a CDS encoding glycoside hydrolase family 13 protein, which produces MEFTGVYHKTSEQMSYALNENELVVNLKTGYDVRRVFIHHGDPFEAGILGGNEKWTGTREEIVFKKRLRHQIWWTTTLQPPYKRCKYYFELHTETEIWYYCEDGFLTKDQIDMEGRMIQCFTVPWMNPADVNCTPGWVNDTIWYQIFPDRFCRGEIEGERKEDFVPWRKGKVTNEERFGGNLEGIRQKLPYLADLGITGIYLNPIMEAESNHKYDTTDYTKIDPHFGDKETFAKLVKEAHSLGIRIMVDAVFNHCGPKFAPWQDVLEKGQKSPYADWFMVQTWPLLKKRADTRDGRFYSFAFADQMPKINTNNEEVIDYFCGVCEGWITDYDIDGIRFDVGNEVSHRFLKKIREHLKRCKEDIYLLGEIWHDASQWLMGDEYDSVMNYPLMSGIHDFFLDKGMKKEEFEYMINRCYTMYMQQNNNVMFNLLDSHDTERLMNRFHDLDMFYQQLAVLFTMPGSPCIYYGTEIAMEGGHDPDCRRCMPWDELETPKNQEKIRSVKSLIRMRKEEDACRSLYFHFPGEYENERCVEYIKLDENQNELEVLLNCSENEMKVRPEGEILFSRKYKDGILEKNGTLIRRKKKR
- the malQ gene encoding 4-alpha-glucanotransferase, with product MRQTGILMPVSSLPSRTGIGELGSSAYQWIDMMKENGIKIWQILPLNPVGYGNSPYQPYSSYAGDELYISLDILKEEGLLTSLPESFREKEKRVDYDAVRSFKIPYLKEAFERFREQKLDQEADYRQFADQEWVKEYSVFRALKAANGGTCWNEWKEEDKNWPETRRQLTEEEREEAAFHVFLQYQFFRQWMKVKKAANDSGVRIMGDVPFYVGVDSVDVWGGKDNFLLDTDGRPIFIAGVPPDYFSATGQRWGNPIYDWDYMKEHEYRFWQDRIGYSGKLFDIVRIDHFRAFDTYWKIPSTCPTAVEGEWIEAPGYEVLDILTEKLPDVELVAEDLGDLRPEVLTLKEHYHLKGMKILMFSIETKGKYAYDSFHDTENMIIYTGTHDNDTLMEWYGNLNTAQKRKVRKFLKRQGCSQGSVKERLLHYTLKNKAEYAIVPMQDILGLGEEGHMNTPGTVGSPNWEWRLPDFHEAVEDLRSLRKEMTDRK
- a CDS encoding glycogen/starch/alpha-glucan phosphorylase, which encodes MEQALEMMLQEKFHKGIKEASKEEIYTALLCVTKDKMKGMKANTGDRKLYYISAEFLIGKLLSNNLINLGLFEETREVLKKYGHDITEIEEMEPEPSLGNGGLGRLAACFLDSIATLGLAGDGVGLNYHEGLFLQKFADHKQWEDKNPWITENSWLTKTDRHFQVPFKDFTLTSTMYDIDVPGYESGCNKLHLFDLDTVDEGLIHDGIQFDKTDIRKNLTLFLYPDDSDEAGHLLRIYQQYFMVSNAAQLIIREAEERGVNLYHLHEHVCIQINDTHPTMVIPELIRILTSEKGFNMDTAVDVVRKTCAYTNHTILAEALEKWPVAYLEQVVPQLMPIIRDLDARVRRDFHDERVYIIDEQNRVHMAHIDIHYGYAVNGVAALHTEILKESELKPFYDIYPEKFNNKTNGITFRRWLLHCNHRLADYLKELIGEGFVKDASQLEKLLEYQNDEKVLAQLKEIKKEAKIELKNYLKMTQGIEIDENSVFDIQIKRLHEYKRQQMNALYAIYKYKEIKKGNLPKRPVTMIFGAKAAPAYTIAKDIIHLILCLQELIEKDPEVRKYLRIVMVENYNVTKAEKLIPACDISEQISLASKEASGTGNMKFMLNGAVTLGTEDGANVEIHELVGDDNIYIFGEKSEKVIDLYANASYCSKDIYENDPMVEELVDFIISKDLIRIGDPVNLGRLYKEIVGKDWFMTLLDVKDYIRTKEQMLEDYEDEKSWAKKMLVNIAKAGFFSSDRTIAEYDRDIWHLS